Within Labilithrix sp., the genomic segment CACAGCGTGTCGCCGGTGCGCGTGTCCTTGAGGCCGACCGCGGCGTAGATGTTCCCCGCGTCCGCCTCGGTGAGCTCCTCGCGCTTGTTCGCGTGCATGCGGAGGATGCGGCCCATGCGCTCGCGCTTCCCGCGCGTGGAGTTCATGACCATCGTCCCCGACGCGATCGTGCCGGAGTAGACGCGGAAGAACGTCAGGTTGCCGTGCGGGTCGTTGATGATCTTGAACGCGTACCCGGCGAACGGCGCCTTGTCGTCGGCCTTCCGCTCTTCTTCCTTGTCGTTGTCCGGGTTGACGCCCTTCACCGGCGGGATGTCGAGCGGCGACGGGAGGTAGTTCACGACCGCGTCGAGCAGCAGCTGCACGCCCTTGTTCTTGAAGGCGGAGCCGCAGAGGACGGGGAAGAACTTGAACGACGTGCAGCCCTTCCGGAGCGCGCCGACGATCTCGGCCTCGGTGATGTCGTCCGTCTTGCCGTCCATGTACTTCGCCATGATGGCGTCATCCATGTCGGCGCACGCTTCGATCATCTTCTCGCGGTAGGCCTCGCACTTCGCGCGGATGCCCTCCGGGATGTCCTGCCACTCGTACTTCTGGCCCTTCGAGTCCTCGTCGAAGATCGCGGCGCGCATCTTGATGAGGTCGACGACGCCCTTGTGCTGATCCTCCTCGCCGACGGGCCACTGCACCGGCACCGGCGTGACGCCGAGGCGCTCGCGGATCGACTCGACGTTCATCTCGAAGTCGGCGCCGAGCTTGTCCATCTTGTTGACGAACACGATGCGCGGGACGCGGAACTTGTCGGCCTGGCGCCAGACCGTCTCGGTCTGCGGCTCGACCCCGTTGCCGCCGTCGAGGACCGCGACCGCGCCGTCGAGGACGCGGAGCGAGCGCTCGACCTCGATCGTGAAGTCGACGTGGCCCGGGGTATCGATGATGTTGATGCGGTGGGTGACCCCCGCGTGCGGGCCCTCCCCCGGCTTCCAGAAGCAGTTCGTCGCGGCCGACGTGATCGTGATGCCGCGCTCCTGCTCCTGGACCATGTAGTCCATCGTCGCGGCGCCCTCGTGGACCTCGCCGATCTTGTAGTTGACGCCGGTGTAATAGAGGACGCGCTCGGTGGTCGTGGTCTTCCCCGCGTCGATATGCGCCATGATCCCGATGTTTCGGGTCCTCTCGAGCGAGTATTCGCGGGGCATGGTGACGGGGATCTTTCGTTTCGGAGCCTGAAGACACGAAACCCCCTCTGGAGCACCGCCGGCTGTTTTCGGCGGAGCCGGCGTGATTCGCCGGGCTTCCAGAGAGGGTCCGAGGTACCGCTTCAACGCGTGGTTGGGGTAACCCGGTCCTTATGTCGCGATAAACATGAGCTTTCTAAGGTGTGCCTCATCCCCCGATCGGATCGGGGACGCGCGTTATTACTAATGCCCCGCCGGAAGTCAAGGCGGGGACGGCCCGTCAGCGCCCGTCCTCGGGATCGGCGTCCGGTTCCGGCGGCGGGAGCCAGCACGTCTCGTTGACTTCGTCGATCCGGACCCCCCTTCGCGCTGCGGCGCGCAGGGCCGCGCGCGCGAACCGCTGCATGCCTTCCAGCCACGCAAGACGCTGCGCCGGCGTGAGCGCGAGCCATGCCCGCTGCTGCTCCTCGTCATGCTTCTTCCACGCGTCAGCCATCGCTGCGCCTCATCTTGGCGATGCGTTCCAGAGCGACGATGTCGTCCGTGTCCTTCGCTCTCCCTGCGATCCGCTTCATCGCCACGAGATCGGAGATGCTCGCGACGGCAATGACGGCATCGTCGATCTCGATGTGCTCCGCCCGCGCGCGCGCGGAGGCGAAGTCGAACGGCTCTTGCGCGAAGACGTCGATCTGCATGCCGTCGCCGTGCGGCGACCAGAGCGTGAACACGAGCCCGGCGAGCGCCTGCATCGCGCGGCGTACGTTCTCCTCCGCCAGATGGAGGACCAGGTCGAGATCGCCGGTGACGCGCAAGTGACCGTGGAGCACCACCGCCACGCCGCCGACGACGAGGTAGTCGACGTCCGCCGCGCGCAGCGCGCGGAATACAGGAAGGAGCGCGCTCTCCATGGGTCGCGCCACGATCGTACCAGGGGGCCAAGCGGATGCTACCCGGCGGCGCCGCGGGGCGCGTCGAGACACCTCTCGAGTGCTATGGTCCGGCGCGATGGCCGAGGTCGAGTTGCCCGACGAAGAAGAGCCGCCGCGCTCCGGGCAGCGGAGCGCCTCGTCCGGGCGACGGGAGGTGGCGCCGCGCGACGTCCTCGCCACGTTGCTGCCGCCGAAGGACCGCGTCGATCTCACGCGCCGGTTGATCGCGCCGGTCGTCCTCGCCGTCATCCCGGTGTGGTGGGTCGTCGACGCGACGAAGCGCGCGACGCTCACGACGATCGGGCGCGACCAGGGGATCTTCCAGTACGTCGCGTGGGCCCTCATGCAGGGCGACGTCGACTACCGCGACGTCCGCGACGTGAACGGGCCGCTCACGCACCTGATCCACATGCTCATGCTCCGCCTCGGCGGCGCGGACGAGCATCGCTTCCACGTCCTCGACATGATCGCGACCGGCGTCACGTTCGCGCTCGCGGCGTATCTCCTCCCCGGCGTCATCACGAAGAAGGAGCCGCCGCGCCTCGAGCGGCTCGCGTGGGCGGCGGCGGGGTGGGTCGTCCTCGCCGGGCAATACGGCCTCTATCTGTACTGGAACCAGGCGCAGCGCGAGAGCTTCTGCGATTGGTTCCTCCTCCCGAGCCTCGCGCTCCAGGCCGCGCGCCCGGGAGCCAAGCCGGCGCGGCGGATCGTCGTCGTCGCCGCGCTCTCGAGCATCACGTGGTTCTGCAAGCCGACGTTCGTGCTCTTCACGCTGATGCAGCTCGGCGTGCTGCTCGTCGATCGCGAGGTGCCGCTCGCGCGGAGGGCGCGCGTTCGCCTCTTCGCGCTGGGCGCCGCGCTCGGGGGCGCGCTCCCGCTCCTCTTCCTCCTTCGCTACGGCGACGTCGTCGCGTTCGTGAAGATCATGGCGCGCGACGTCCCCCAGATGTACCGCTTCATCTGGCCGAAGAGCCCGCAGGAGATCCTCGGCGAGGAGGGCCCGCTCGGCGCGGCGACGCTCGGCCTCGCCGTCTCCGCCGCGCTCGCCGCGCTCGTCGCGATGCGCGAGCTGCCGCGCCGCGTCCTCGTGCTCGCCGCCGCGCCGGTGGTGGGGCTCGCCGTCGTCCTCGTGCAGGCGAAGGGCTTCGGCTACCACTTCCACCCGCTCACCGCGTCGGCCCACCTCGGGCTCTGCCTCGTCGTCCTCTACCTCTGGGAGCGCTTCCGCCACACGTCGCGCAAGCGCCCGCTCGGGCGGCTCGTCGCGCTCGCCGCCGCCGCCGCGCTCGGGCTCTTCGTCGCGTCGAACATGCGCGCGAGCACGCACACGCGAAACTACTGGATCCTCGCCGGCGGCGAGACGCCGGAGCGGCGGCAAGAGAAGGAGTACTTCGACACGTTCAAGACGTACGACTTCTTCCCGTGGGAGATGCGCCAGGCCGCGAGCTACCTCGCGGAGACGACGGCGCCCACCGCGCGGGTGCAGGTCTACGGGATGGACCCGTACCTCCTCTTCCTCGCCGAGCGCCGGAGCGCGACGCCGTACATCCTCGCCTACGACCTCAACGTCGACGCCGCGCTCGAGGGCGGGTGGGGCGCGAAGCCCGACTGGAAGGACGTCGCGCGCATCGTCGCGGGGAAGAACGAGCGCCAGGCCGACATGCTCGCGCGGCTCCAGGCGTCGCCGCCGGAGGCCTTCGTCTTCATCGATCGCGCGCCGCTCATCTCCTTCGTCGAGTCGGCGTGGGACGACTTCCGCTACTGCTGCATGGAGGCGGCGACCTGGGTCGCGGCGAACTACCACGCCGCTCGCTCCTTCGGGGACTTCCACGTCTGGCTGCGCGACGACTCGCCGGTGCCCGATCAAGCCGAAGGTCAGATGTGGCCGTGAGCACGCGACCGGGGACGATCCCGCACCTCCCGGCGCTCGACGGACTCCGCGGTCTCGCGCTCCTCGGCGTGTTGTTCTTCCACTCGAAGAAGCTCCTCGTCGGCGGCTACCTCGGCGTCGACCTGTTCTTCGTGCTGTCGGGTTACCTGATCACGTCGCTCCTCATCGCGGAGCGGCGCGCGGCGGGGCGCATCGCGCTCGGCGCCTTCTGGATCCGGCGCGCGCGGCGGCTCTTCCCCGCGCTCTTGTCGCTCATGCCCGCCGTCGCGCTCTATTGCTGGCTCTTCGCGCAGCCCGACGAGCTCGCGCGCGTGCGCTCCGACGCGCTCGCGACCCTCGCCTACGTCGCGAACTGGAGCGGCATCTTCGCGGAGCGGAGCTACTGGGACCTGTTCGCGGCGCCGTCGCCGCTCGAGCACACGTGGAGCCTCGCGATCGAGGAGCAGTTCTACGTGGTCTGGCCGCTCGTCGCGCTGCTCGCGTTGAAGGGCCCCCAGACGCGGCCGCGCACGGTCCTCGTCATCGCGCTGCTCGGGTTCGCCGCGTCGGTCGTGACGATGCTGGTCCTCTACACGCCGGCGCGCACGTCGCGCGTCTACTTCGGGACCGACACGCGCGCGGCCGCGATCTTCGCCGGGATCGCGCTCGCGGCGGTGCTGCCGCCGTCGACGACGTTCTCGCGCTCGGCCGCGCGGAAGCTCGACGTGCTCGGCGCGATCGCGTTCGTCGGGCTCGCGATCGCGTGGTGGCGCTTGCCGGGCGAGAGCCGGTTCCTCTACCGCGGCGGCTTCTGGCTCACCGAGCTCGGCGGCCTCGCGCTCATCACGTGCGCGGTGGCGGGGCCGAAGGTGAGCGTCGTCGCGCGCGTGCTCGCGTTCAAGCCGCTCGTCTGGGTCGGGATCATCAGCTACGGGCTCTACCTCTGGCACTGGCCGATCGACGTGTTCGTCACGCCGGCGCGGTTCCACGTCTCCACCAACGTCGCGCGATTCATGCAGTTTGCATCCACCTTCGCGATCGCGACCGTCTCGTACTTCGTGTTGGAGAAGCCGATCCGCACGCGCGGGTTGCCGTTCGGCCGCCCCGCGCTCGTGGTCCCGGCCGTGGTCGCGCTCTCGTTGTTCCTCGTCGTCCGCGCGACGCACGCGCGCCCGATCCCGCCGCGCAACACCGCGCACGAACCGATCGAGCCGGTGGAGGCGACCGGCTTCGCGCCGCAACTGAAGGTCATGATCCTCGGCGACTCGACCGCGAACTCGCTCGGCTGGACGCTGCGCGGCGTCCGCAAGCCCGGCGTCGCGGTGGAGCTGCGGGGCAAGGACGGCTGCACGATGGTCTACGACACGTGCCGCGGCGACCAGTGGAGGGCGGACACGGACGAGGTCCGGCCCGACGTCACGCTCGTGTTCGGCGGCGGCGCGTTCCTGCATCCGTGGGCGGCGAAGAACGGCGACTGGGTGAAGGCCTGCCACCCGGAGTGGGACGCGCAGTACGAGCAGGTGCTGATGCAGCGCCTCCCCGAGCTCGTGCGCCCGAAGACGCGCGTGTTCGCGGTCACGCTCCCGCACTCCCGCCGCCCGTGGGACGGCGAGGAGGAGGACCGCGAGATCGACTGCGTGAACGCGCTCCTGCGCCGCGCGGCGAAGGCGGTCCCGGGCGTCTTCATCCTCGAGCTCGGCGAGCGCGTGTGCCCGCACGGCGAGTGCCCCGAGCGCGAGCCGGGCCTCGAGCACGGCGTCCGGCCCGACGGGATCCACTACGACATGGAAGGCACGCGGCCGGTGGCGCGCTGGGTGCTGGAGCAGATCGTCTCGAACGTCGCGCGGTGAGGCTCGTGCTTCAGAACGGCCACACGAGCGGGATCAGCGCGACCGCGGTCGCGAGGACGAGGAGCTGGAGCGGGAGCCCGACCTTCGTGTAGTCGGTGAAGCGGTAGCTCCCCGGCGTCATGACGAGGACGTTCACCGGTGACGCGATCGGCGTCGCGAACGCGGCCGACGCGGCGAACGCGACGCCCATGAGGAACGGCTCCGGCCGGACGCCGAACGCGGCCGCGAGCTTGAGCGCGATCGGGGCGACGAGGACCGCGGTCGCGGTGTTGGAGAGGACCATCCCGAGGCCCGACGTGATCGCGACGAGGAGCGCGAGCACCACGATCGGGCTCGCGCCGTGGAGCACCTGCTCCACCGCGGCGACGGCGAGGCGCGTGCCGCCGGTCCGCTCGAGCGCGGTCGCGAGCGGGATCATGCCGGCGATGAGGACGATGCTCTCCCAGTTCACCGAGCGGTACACGTCGGCGGGGCGCACGCAGCCGGTGAGGACGAGCGTGATCGCGGCGAGGAGGACGGCGACGACGTTCGGGAGCCAACCGAACGCCATGACGAGCAGCATCGCGAGCGTGATCGCGACGGAGCCGATCGCGTGCGGGCGATCGAGGAGGGCGACGGGAGCGGCGTCCGGCTCCGCGACGAGGACGAAGTTGGCGCGCTCGTCGCCGAGGTTCCGGAGGTACTTGCGGCGTCCCTTCACGAGGAGCGCGTCGCCGGCGCGGAGGACGAGATCGCGGAGCGCGGAGGAGGAGTGGCACACGTACGCGCTCCCTTCGGCGCGGCGGACGGCGAAGACGTTCGCGCGGTAGCGATCACGGAACTTCGCGTCGCGGAGCGTGCGGCCGACGAGGCTCGAGCGCCGCGGGAGCACGACCTCGGCGAGCGACTCCTCCGACGGGAGCGCGAACTCGGCGGCGCCGGGGCGGAGATCGAGCGCGAAGTGCGCGGCGAACGCCTCGATCGCCGCGTCGGTCCCGAGGACGCGGATCTCGTCGCCGGCGGCGAACACGACGGGAGGCACGACGCGGAGCGCCTCGCCGGCGCGCTCGATCGCGACGACGGTGACGGCGTGCGCCGCGCGCGGGTTCGCCGCGGCGAGCGTCATCCCCACGAGCGACGAGGCGGCGGGGACGCTTGCTACGCGGAGCGCGCCGCCGAGCCCGAACTCGGTCGCGAGATCGCTCTGGGACAGCGCGCGCGAGACGAGATCGGCCTTCTCGCCGGCGGGGAGCACGCGGCGTCCGAGGAGCGCCATGTACCCGACGCCGACCGCGAGCGCGGCGAGCCCGGGCGCGGTGAAGCTGAAGAACCGGAACGGCTCGCGCCCGGCCTCGCGCAGCGCGTCGCTGACGAGGAGGTTCGGCGGCGTGCTGATCAGGGTGAGGTTGCTCCCGAGGTGCGCCGCGAACGCGAGCGGCATGAAGAGGCGCGCGGCGGGGATCCCGCGGCGCTGCGCGAGCGTGCCGACGACGGGGAGCAGGATCGCGACGGTGCCGGTGGAGCTCATGAAGGCGGAGACGAACGCGGTCGCCGTCATCGTGACCACGATCACGCGCGTCTCGGTCGCGCCGGCGACGGCGTCGAGGTGCCGCCCGAGCCAGTCGGCGACGCCGGTCTCGGTGAGCGCCGCCCCGACGACGAAGAGCCCCGCGATCATGATGACGGCCGGGTTCGCGAACCCGGAGAGCGCGACGTCGACCGGCACGACCGCCGTGACGGCGAGCGCGAGGAGCGACCCCAGCGCGACGACGTCGAGCCGAAAGCGATCGAGGACGAAGAGGAGGATCGTCGCCCCGAGGACGACGAACGTGATGACGGTGTCGCTGCTCACGCCCGCGAGAGCCTACCTCACGTTCCCCCGCTCGATGCGGCTTCGACGTGCCCGGCCTCCCTGGACCGGGTAGTGTAGGCGCCGTGAGCGCGGCGGCGAAGGAGCTCTTCGAGGCCGCGTGTGCGGCCGAAGCGACGAAGTCCGGCTGGGACGGCGGCGAGTTCTCGACGAACCCTCACGAAGGCGCGGCCCCGCAGCTGCCCGCGTTCCGCGCCGCGCCGGGAGCGCTCGCGATCTGCCTCGACGAGCTCGAAGGCAGCACGTACGGGGCGCCCTTCCGCGTCGCGATCTTGGCGCTCCACGGCATGCGCCTCGAGCCGAGCCAGCGCCTCGGCGCCGGGCTCGAGCGAGCGGTCGTGGAGCTCGAGCTGCCGGAGGACTTCCTCGTGCGCCTCCGAGCGGTGGAGCTGCTCTGGGAGCTCCACCCCGAGCGCGCGAGACGCCTCGGTCTCCATCGCTCGAAGGACTGGATGGACCACATCGGCAAGTCGATCGGCGACGCCGCCGCGCGCGCGGCGTTCTTCCGCGATCTCTTCGCCGACCCCGATCCGAACGTCGCCGCGCTCGCGCTCCGCTGCGCCTACCTCTACGCGTTCGACGCCGACGGCGGCGACGCGCGGCGACACGTCCCGCGCGAGGTCGTCGAGGCCCTCTCGAAGCACGACTCGCGCATCGTCCGAAAGTCCGCCGAGGACTACCTCGCGTCGTTCACGAGCCCGTACAACCGACCCCTCTGCTTCGCGCAGAGCCGGCGCATTTCGTAGAGGCGGTGCGCAGAACGCAGAAACGCCCGCGAGCCAGAGGGCCGCGGGCGTCTCCCATCACGCGGGCGCGTGCGCGCTCGGCTACCAGCGGTAGTGCGCGAAGGCCTTGTTGGCCTCGGCCATCTTGTGCGTGTCGTCCTTCTTCTTCACCGCGTTGCCGCGGCCCTGGGCGGCGTCGACGAACTCGGCGGCGAGGCGCTCGCGCATCGTCTTCTCGCCGCGGTCGCGGGAGTAGAGGACGAGCCAGCGCATCGCGAGCGCGACGCGGCGCTCGGGACGGACCTCGACCGGGACCTGGTAGGTCGCGCCGCCGACGCGGCGGCTCTTCACCTCGAGCTTCGGCTTCACGTTGTCGAGCGCCTTGCGGAACACCTCGATCGGGTCCTCCTTGAAGCGCTCGCCGATGACGTCGAACGCGCCGTAGAGGATGCCCTCCGCGACCGCCTTCTTGCCGTCGAACATCAGCGTGTTCGTGAACTTCGAGACGAGCTTGTCCTTGTACTTGGGGTCCGGAATGATGCGGCGCTTCGGGACTTCTCTACGACGGGGCATAGTTCTGCTCTCTTCTCGTGGTTCCGGACTATCAGGCCTTCGGGCGCTTCACGCCGTACTTCGAACGCTTGCGGTTGCGGTTCGCCTTGTTCGTCGACGACGGGCCGATGGCGCCCGACGCGTCGAGCGTGCCGCGAACGACGTGGTAGCGAACGCCCGGGAGATCCTTCACGCGGCCGCCGCGGATGAGGACGACCGAGTGCTCCTGGAGGTTGTGCCCCTCGCCCGGGATGTAGGAGGTGACTTCCATGCCGTTCGTCAGGCGGACGCGGCACACCTTGCGAAGCGCCGAGTTCGGCTTCTTCGGCGTGGTGGTGTAGACGCGGACGCAGACGCCACGCTTCTGCGGGCAGCTCTTGAGAGCGGGGGACGCGGTCTTCACGCGCGCAGCCAGCCGCCCGTGGTTGATGAGCTGATTGATCGTCGGCATTCGAAGAAATTCCTGCGGTTTTT encodes:
- the rpsL gene encoding 30S ribosomal protein S12 yields the protein MPTINQLINHGRLAARVKTASPALKSCPQKRGVCVRVYTTTPKKPNSALRKVCRVRLTNGMEVTSYIPGEGHNLQEHSVVLIRGGRVKDLPGVRYHVVRGTLDASGAIGPSSTNKANRNRKRSKYGVKRPKA
- the rpsG gene encoding 30S ribosomal protein S7; translation: MPRRREVPKRRIIPDPKYKDKLVSKFTNTLMFDGKKAVAEGILYGAFDVIGERFKEDPIEVFRKALDNVKPKLEVKSRRVGGATYQVPVEVRPERRVALAMRWLVLYSRDRGEKTMRERLAAEFVDAAQGRGNAVKKKDDTHKMAEANKAFAHYRW
- the fusA gene encoding elongation factor G codes for the protein MPREYSLERTRNIGIMAHIDAGKTTTTERVLYYTGVNYKIGEVHEGAATMDYMVQEQERGITITSAATNCFWKPGEGPHAGVTHRINIIDTPGHVDFTIEVERSLRVLDGAVAVLDGGNGVEPQTETVWRQADKFRVPRIVFVNKMDKLGADFEMNVESIRERLGVTPVPVQWPVGEEDQHKGVVDLIKMRAAIFDEDSKGQKYEWQDIPEGIRAKCEAYREKMIEACADMDDAIMAKYMDGKTDDITEAEIVGALRKGCTSFKFFPVLCGSAFKNKGVQLLLDAVVNYLPSPLDIPPVKGVNPDNDKEEERKADDKAPFAGYAFKIINDPHGNLTFFRVYSGTIASGTMVMNSTRGKRERMGRILRMHANKREELTEADAGNIYAAVGLKDTRTGDTLCDEKKPILLEKMIFPEPVISIAVEPKTKADVEKLGVALQKLATEDPSFRVHTDEESGQTIISGMGELHLDIICDRLRREFKVESNVGKPEVAYREAIGKKVPCEYKYAKQSGGRGQYGHVIMTIEPGERGTGFVFENGIVGGVIPKEFIPAIEKGVKDAMARGVLAGFPLVDMKATVTDGSYHDVDSSAAAFEIAASLCFQEGAKKAQLHLLEPIMKNEVVVPEQYMGDVIGDLNSRRGKILGMSQRGNAQVIDSEVPLASMFGYVTDLRSLTQGRATSSLHFSHYAPVPAAIQEEVVAKVKGTA
- a CDS encoding acyltransferase, which translates into the protein MSTRPGTIPHLPALDGLRGLALLGVLFFHSKKLLVGGYLGVDLFFVLSGYLITSLLIAERRAAGRIALGAFWIRRARRLFPALLSLMPAVALYCWLFAQPDELARVRSDALATLAYVANWSGIFAERSYWDLFAAPSPLEHTWSLAIEEQFYVVWPLVALLALKGPQTRPRTVLVIALLGFAASVVTMLVLYTPARTSRVYFGTDTRAAAIFAGIALAAVLPPSTTFSRSAARKLDVLGAIAFVGLAIAWWRLPGESRFLYRGGFWLTELGGLALITCAVAGPKVSVVARVLAFKPLVWVGIISYGLYLWHWPIDVFVTPARFHVSTNVARFMQFASTFAIATVSYFVLEKPIRTRGLPFGRPALVVPAVVALSLFLVVRATHARPIPPRNTAHEPIEPVEATGFAPQLKVMILGDSTANSLGWTLRGVRKPGVAVELRGKDGCTMVYDTCRGDQWRADTDEVRPDVTLVFGGGAFLHPWAAKNGDWVKACHPEWDAQYEQVLMQRLPELVRPKTRVFAVTLPHSRRPWDGEEEDREIDCVNALLRRAAKAVPGVFILELGERVCPHGECPEREPGLEHGVRPDGIHYDMEGTRPVARWVLEQIVSNVAR
- a CDS encoding SLC13 family permease: MSSDTVITFVVLGATILLFVLDRFRLDVVALGSLLALAVTAVVPVDVALSGFANPAVIMIAGLFVVGAALTETGVADWLGRHLDAVAGATETRVIVVTMTATAFVSAFMSSTGTVAILLPVVGTLAQRRGIPAARLFMPLAFAAHLGSNLTLISTPPNLLVSDALREAGREPFRFFSFTAPGLAALAVGVGYMALLGRRVLPAGEKADLVSRALSQSDLATEFGLGGALRVASVPAASSLVGMTLAAANPRAAHAVTVVAIERAGEALRVVPPVVFAAGDEIRVLGTDAAIEAFAAHFALDLRPGAAEFALPSEESLAEVVLPRRSSLVGRTLRDAKFRDRYRANVFAVRRAEGSAYVCHSSSALRDLVLRAGDALLVKGRRKYLRNLGDERANFVLVAEPDAAPVALLDRPHAIGSVAITLAMLLVMAFGWLPNVVAVLLAAITLVLTGCVRPADVYRSVNWESIVLIAGMIPLATALERTGGTRLAVAAVEQVLHGASPIVVLALLVAITSGLGMVLSNTATAVLVAPIALKLAAAFGVRPEPFLMGVAFAASAAFATPIASPVNVLVMTPGSYRFTDYTKVGLPLQLLVLATAVALIPLVWPF